A single window of Falco peregrinus isolate bFalPer1 chromosome 11, bFalPer1.pri, whole genome shotgun sequence DNA harbors:
- the PPP1R21 gene encoding protein phosphatase 1 regulatory subunit 21 isoform X2 — MKDQSLRKLQQEMDSLTFRNQQLAKRVELLQDELALSEARGKKNKKSTESSSQLSQEQKSVFNEDLQKKIEENERLHILFFEADEQHKRLEAELRSRLDVLETDAAQHQAVVDSLTRKYTDTIEKLQNDKAKLEIKSQTLEREAKDCRLRTEECQQQLKNLQAALGSRLEESLCIINEKVPFNDTRSNRYNALNVPLHNRRYQLKLRDLAGQALAFVQELVTALLNFHTYTEQKVQIFPIDSATDSISPLNQKFSQYLHENASYVRPLEEGMLHLFESITEDTVTVLETAVKLKAFSEHLASYLCFLRKILPYQLKSLEEECESSLCTAALRARNMELHRDMKRLTAVFEKLHTYVSLLALPSTKPEGLLRTNYNSVFTNIAASLHGFHDLLKDISKDYSQKATLEQDVPTATQKLITTNDCILSSLVALTNAVGKIASFFSNNLDHFTTSLSYGPKGGTEFISPLSAECMLQYKKKAVAYMKSLKKPCADSVPYEEALANRRVLLSSTESREGLAQQVQQSLEKIAKLEQEKEHWMLEAQLAKIKLEKENQKLKNSLSGHLTETIQEHSVLPNVAEQKKEATEKSLKEPIKSTSLIGMLTITTDNEKAPDTESREDLIKTHYMARIAELTSHLQLADSKSVHFHAECRALAKRLSLAEKSKESLTEELKLASQNISRLQDELMTTKRSYEDQLSMMSDHLCSMNETLTKQREEIDTLKMTNKGNSKKSKNR; from the exons ATGAAGGATCAATCACTGAGAAAACTGCAACAAGAAATGGACAGCCTGACCTTCCGAAATCAGCAGCTTGCCAAGCGGGTGGAGTTACTTCAAGATGAGCTTGCATTAAGTGAAGCTAGGGGCAAGAAAAACAAG aaaagtACAGAATCCTCGTCTCAGTTGAGTCAAGAGCAGAAAAGTGTCTTCAATGAAGATCTTCAGAAGAAGATAGAGGAGAATGAACGACTACATATACTC ttCTTTGAAGCAGATGAGCAGCACAAACGTTTagaagcagagctgagaagTAGACTGGACGTTTTGGAAACTGATGCTGCCCAGCACCAAGCTGTGGTGGACAGTTTAACAAGGAAATACACAGATACCATAGAAAAGCTGCAGAATGATAAAGCCAAATTAGAA ATCAAGTCTCAGACACTAGAAAGAGAAGCTAAGGACTGTAGGCTTCGAACCGAAGAATG CCAGCAACAGTTAAAGAATCTTCAAGCAGCTTTGGGCAGTAGACTGGAAGAATCTCTGTGCATAATCAATGAAAAAGTACCTTTTAATGACACAA GATCTAATCGATACAATGCTCTGAATGTACCATTACATAACAGAAGATACCAG CTGAAGTTGCGAGACCTTGCTGGCCAGGCACTGGCTTTTGTTCAAGAACTTGTAACAGCTCTTTTGAACTTCCATACATACACTGAGCAGAAGGTACAGATCTTTCCCATTGATTCTGCAACAGACAGTATATCACCGCTAAATCAGAAG TTCTCACAGTATCTTCATGAAAATGCTTCCTATGTTCGCCCTCTGGAGGAAGGAATGCTCCACTTGTTCGAGAGTATTACAGAAGACACTGTGACAGTCCTG gaaaCGGCTGTGAAATTGAAGGCCTTCTCAGAACATTTAGCTTCCTACTTATGCTTTTTAAGAAAGATTCTTCCGTATCAGTTAAAAAG TTTGGAAGAAGAGTGTGAGTCTTCTCTTTGCACAGCTGCTTTAAGAGCTAGAAATATGGAGCTGCACAGAGACATGAAAAGGTTGACTGCAGTCTTTGAGAAGCTACATACATACGTTAGTCTTCTTGCATTACCAA GTACAAAACCAGAAGGACTTCTTAGGACAAATTACAACTCAGTGTTTACAAACATTGCTGCAAGTCTTCATGGATTTCATGACCTTTTAAAAG ataTTTCCAAGGACTACAGTCAGAAAGCTACTTTAGAACAAGATGTTCCAACGGCCACACAGAAACTCATAACTACAAATGACTGTATTTTATCCTCTCTTGTGGCTTTAACAAATGCAGTGGGCAAG ATTGCCTCATTCTTTAGCAACAACTTGGATCACTTCACTACTTCGTTGAGCTATGGCCCCAAAGGAGGAACAGAGTTCATCAGCCCTCTGTCAGCGGAGTGTATGCTGCAGTACAAAAAAAAGGCGGTTGCTTACATGAAGTCTCTGAAGAAG CCTTGTGCAGATTCAGTGCCTTATGAAGAGGCTTTAGCCAATCGCAGGGTTCTTCTCAGttccacagaaagcagagaaggtCTTGCACAACAG GTCCAGCAGAGTTTGGAGAAAATTGCAAAACTtgagcaagaaaaagaacactGGATGCTGGAGGCCCAGCTAGCTAAAATAAAgctagagaaagaaaaccaaaaactgAAGAACTCTCTTAGTGGACATTTAACTGAAACTATACAAGAGCATTCTGTTTTGCCAAATGTAGCTGAACAAAAGAAGGAAGCCACAGAAAAGAGTCTGAAGGAACCTATTAAGAGTACTAGTCTG ATTGGAATGTTGACTATAACTACCGATAATGAAAAG GCTCCAGATACAGAGTCTCGTGAAGATCTGATAAAAACCCACTATATGGCAAGGATAGCAGAACTTACATCTCATCTGCAGCTTGCTGACAGCAAATCGGTACACTTCCATGCTGAG TGTCGAGCACTTGCCAAAAGGCTGTCTTTAGCGGAGAAGTCCAAGGAATCGCTCACGGAGGAGTTGAAACTAGCTAGTCAAAACATCAGTAGATTACAG gATGAATTGATGACGACAAAGAGAAGTTATGAGGATCAGTTAAGTATGATGAGTGACCATCTCTGCAGTATGAACGAAACCTTAACTaagcaaagggaagaaatcGATACGCTAAAGATGACGAATAAG GGAAATTCTAAGAAGAGCAAAAATCGATAG
- the PPP1R21 gene encoding protein phosphatase 1 regulatory subunit 21 isoform X1 codes for MAAAAELQGKYQKLAQEYSKLRAQNQVLKKGVVDEQANSASLKEQLKMKDQSLRKLQQEMDSLTFRNQQLAKRVELLQDELALSEARGKKNKKSTESSSQLSQEQKSVFNEDLQKKIEENERLHILFFEADEQHKRLEAELRSRLDVLETDAAQHQAVVDSLTRKYTDTIEKLQNDKAKLEIKSQTLEREAKDCRLRTEECQQQLKNLQAALGSRLEESLCIINEKVPFNDTRSNRYNALNVPLHNRRYQLKLRDLAGQALAFVQELVTALLNFHTYTEQKVQIFPIDSATDSISPLNQKFSQYLHENASYVRPLEEGMLHLFESITEDTVTVLETAVKLKAFSEHLASYLCFLRKILPYQLKSLEEECESSLCTAALRARNMELHRDMKRLTAVFEKLHTYVSLLALPSTKPEGLLRTNYNSVFTNIAASLHGFHDLLKDISKDYSQKATLEQDVPTATQKLITTNDCILSSLVALTNAVGKIASFFSNNLDHFTTSLSYGPKGGTEFISPLSAECMLQYKKKAVAYMKSLKKPCADSVPYEEALANRRVLLSSTESREGLAQQVQQSLEKIAKLEQEKEHWMLEAQLAKIKLEKENQKLKNSLSGHLTETIQEHSVLPNVAEQKKEATEKSLKEPIKSTSLIGMLTITTDNEKAPDTESREDLIKTHYMARIAELTSHLQLADSKSVHFHAECRALAKRLSLAEKSKESLTEELKLASQNISRLQDELMTTKRSYEDQLSMMSDHLCSMNETLTKQREEIDTLKMTNKGNSKKSKNR; via the exons ATGGCGGCCGCGGCGGAGCTGCAGGGGAAGTACCAGAAGCTGGCTCAGGAGTACTCCAAG cttcGAGCCCAGAACCAAGTGCTGAAAAAAGGGGTTGTAGATGAGCAAGCAAACTCTGCTTCTCTGAAG GAGCAACTGAAGATGAAGGATCAATCACTGAGAAAACTGCAACAAGAAATGGACAGCCTGACCTTCCGAAATCAGCAGCTTGCCAAGCGGGTGGAGTTACTTCAAGATGAGCTTGCATTAAGTGAAGCTAGGGGCAAGAAAAACAAG aaaagtACAGAATCCTCGTCTCAGTTGAGTCAAGAGCAGAAAAGTGTCTTCAATGAAGATCTTCAGAAGAAGATAGAGGAGAATGAACGACTACATATACTC ttCTTTGAAGCAGATGAGCAGCACAAACGTTTagaagcagagctgagaagTAGACTGGACGTTTTGGAAACTGATGCTGCCCAGCACCAAGCTGTGGTGGACAGTTTAACAAGGAAATACACAGATACCATAGAAAAGCTGCAGAATGATAAAGCCAAATTAGAA ATCAAGTCTCAGACACTAGAAAGAGAAGCTAAGGACTGTAGGCTTCGAACCGAAGAATG CCAGCAACAGTTAAAGAATCTTCAAGCAGCTTTGGGCAGTAGACTGGAAGAATCTCTGTGCATAATCAATGAAAAAGTACCTTTTAATGACACAA GATCTAATCGATACAATGCTCTGAATGTACCATTACATAACAGAAGATACCAG CTGAAGTTGCGAGACCTTGCTGGCCAGGCACTGGCTTTTGTTCAAGAACTTGTAACAGCTCTTTTGAACTTCCATACATACACTGAGCAGAAGGTACAGATCTTTCCCATTGATTCTGCAACAGACAGTATATCACCGCTAAATCAGAAG TTCTCACAGTATCTTCATGAAAATGCTTCCTATGTTCGCCCTCTGGAGGAAGGAATGCTCCACTTGTTCGAGAGTATTACAGAAGACACTGTGACAGTCCTG gaaaCGGCTGTGAAATTGAAGGCCTTCTCAGAACATTTAGCTTCCTACTTATGCTTTTTAAGAAAGATTCTTCCGTATCAGTTAAAAAG TTTGGAAGAAGAGTGTGAGTCTTCTCTTTGCACAGCTGCTTTAAGAGCTAGAAATATGGAGCTGCACAGAGACATGAAAAGGTTGACTGCAGTCTTTGAGAAGCTACATACATACGTTAGTCTTCTTGCATTACCAA GTACAAAACCAGAAGGACTTCTTAGGACAAATTACAACTCAGTGTTTACAAACATTGCTGCAAGTCTTCATGGATTTCATGACCTTTTAAAAG ataTTTCCAAGGACTACAGTCAGAAAGCTACTTTAGAACAAGATGTTCCAACGGCCACACAGAAACTCATAACTACAAATGACTGTATTTTATCCTCTCTTGTGGCTTTAACAAATGCAGTGGGCAAG ATTGCCTCATTCTTTAGCAACAACTTGGATCACTTCACTACTTCGTTGAGCTATGGCCCCAAAGGAGGAACAGAGTTCATCAGCCCTCTGTCAGCGGAGTGTATGCTGCAGTACAAAAAAAAGGCGGTTGCTTACATGAAGTCTCTGAAGAAG CCTTGTGCAGATTCAGTGCCTTATGAAGAGGCTTTAGCCAATCGCAGGGTTCTTCTCAGttccacagaaagcagagaaggtCTTGCACAACAG GTCCAGCAGAGTTTGGAGAAAATTGCAAAACTtgagcaagaaaaagaacactGGATGCTGGAGGCCCAGCTAGCTAAAATAAAgctagagaaagaaaaccaaaaactgAAGAACTCTCTTAGTGGACATTTAACTGAAACTATACAAGAGCATTCTGTTTTGCCAAATGTAGCTGAACAAAAGAAGGAAGCCACAGAAAAGAGTCTGAAGGAACCTATTAAGAGTACTAGTCTG ATTGGAATGTTGACTATAACTACCGATAATGAAAAG GCTCCAGATACAGAGTCTCGTGAAGATCTGATAAAAACCCACTATATGGCAAGGATAGCAGAACTTACATCTCATCTGCAGCTTGCTGACAGCAAATCGGTACACTTCCATGCTGAG TGTCGAGCACTTGCCAAAAGGCTGTCTTTAGCGGAGAAGTCCAAGGAATCGCTCACGGAGGAGTTGAAACTAGCTAGTCAAAACATCAGTAGATTACAG gATGAATTGATGACGACAAAGAGAAGTTATGAGGATCAGTTAAGTATGATGAGTGACCATCTCTGCAGTATGAACGAAACCTTAACTaagcaaagggaagaaatcGATACGCTAAAGATGACGAATAAG GGAAATTCTAAGAAGAGCAAAAATCGATAG